A single genomic interval of Ruminococcus sp. NK3A76 harbors:
- a CDS encoding Fic family protein gives MSKGDTMFYPPHLINQELDKVFAKLHSEKMLQETDRNRQIEYLSYIMSELNIIHPFREGNGRSIRELIRYMALHYGFTLDWSCVDRDTMLDAAVKSVVDDRAFCDVIVACVGEG, from the coding sequence ATCAGCAAGGGCGATACCATGTTCTATCCGCCGCATCTAATCAATCAGGAGCTTGACAAGGTGTTTGCCAAGCTGCATAGCGAGAAAATGCTGCAAGAAACGGACCGAAATCGCCAGATCGAGTACCTTTCCTATATCATGTCCGAGCTAAATATCATTCACCCGTTCCGTGAAGGCAACGGCAGAAGTATTCGTGAGCTGATACGGTATATGGCTCTGCATTATGGCTTTACGCTGGACTGGAGCTGTGTGGATCGTGATACGATGCTCGATGCGGCGGTAAAGTCGGTGGTGGATGACAGGGCGTTTTGTGATGTGATCGTGGCGTGTGTTGGTGAGGGATAG
- a CDS encoding antitoxin VbhA family protein produces MKPQAQKKPVTDKIHKQRVQSVAGTMAIEGLTLSEASRRNLDRYASGQANFQQIMAELKAKYQRAE; encoded by the coding sequence ATGAAACCACAAGCACAGAAAAAGCCTGTTACCGATAAAATCCATAAACAGCGAGTACAGAGCGTTGCCGGAACAATGGCGATTGAGGGGCTCACGCTGAGTGAAGCAAGCAGGCGCAACCTTGATAGATATGCCAGTGGTCAGGCGAATTTTCAGCAGATCATGGCAGAGCTGAAAGCAAAGTACCAGAGGGCGGAATGA
- a CDS encoding DEAD/DEAH box helicase family protein, which translates to MNNILTEKDYQAELLGILRDQNGFMIRNAANFDRRFAIDREMLFCFLNDTQPETMEKLRKIHKDRLEDTIVSFINAECTKKRGSLLEVLRHGVELSGHNLELMFTKPATTFNKDLMRKYEMNRFTVMEEVWANDKERIDVVIFLNGFAIISMELKCNYAGQSTDDAIYQYRMERDPKSRLFLFKAGTLVNFAMDLHEVYMTTKLDGEKTFFLPFNQGNGEGVNAGAGNAPCEDDYPVHYMWDDILTKDTILDLISKFIFVKTEEKENEKTGKVEITESVVFPRYHQLDAVRKLLADVEENRTSLNYLIQHSAGSGKTNTIAWLAYRLATLHDADNKIIFDNVIIMTDRVVVDRQLQKAIMGMEHKSGLIRVMNEKCNSADLAIALNGNTKIIATTIQKFPYIVDSVQGLKNKRFAVIIDEAHSSTAGKDMAAVTQSLGMGDELYQDMEDEIAAELARNGKQQNVSMFAFTATPKPTTLQLFGTINTNGQREAFHVYSMKQAIEEGFILDVLQNYTTYKTFYQINKEIEEDPKMQTASAKRQIARFVELHETNIAQRIEVIVEHFRTTVMQEFGGQAKAMVITASRQAAVKYCQSFEDYCSKKGYKGIRALVAFSGKVKLPNDDTEYTEPGINGIPEDQLTKEFDKDDYQVLLVANKYQTGFDQPKLCAMYIMKKLKGVNAVQTLSRLNRICPPFEKKTFILDFVNSYEDIVNAFAPFYTTTLLSNSVTPAAIYDLEAQIDAYAIIDPDDVDKVNEFLYKEKILAPDKKKINFCLDKSQKLIEHYSIEKQREIVVDLRHFVRFYEFMIQVSSFEDTELHKKYNYIILLQSHINIKHPGPGFNLDGKIRATQFVQKKQDEHTKSDIVAKPVVKLPSAETFGLTPAKEERLSEIIAAINARTGKSYDSDVAVKAMLQIRDILMKSDKLKASAKNNTVKDFEFSYFDDIDDALIEGLEQNQDFFSLLLNDEEIKREVLGIFTEEIYNSLKKADEE; encoded by the coding sequence ATGAATAATATACTGACCGAAAAAGACTATCAAGCCGAACTGCTCGGCATACTCCGTGACCAAAACGGCTTTATGATCAGAAATGCTGCCAACTTTGACCGCCGTTTTGCGATCGACCGTGAGATGCTGTTCTGCTTTCTGAACGATACCCAGCCTGAGACAATGGAGAAGCTCCGCAAGATACATAAGGACAGGCTCGAAGATACCATTGTTTCGTTCATCAATGCGGAGTGTACGAAGAAAAGGGGCAGCCTGCTTGAAGTCCTCCGTCACGGTGTCGAGCTGTCGGGGCATAATCTGGAGCTGATGTTCACAAAGCCTGCGACCACTTTCAATAAAGATCTGATGCGGAAATATGAAATGAACCGCTTTACCGTCATGGAAGAAGTTTGGGCGAATGATAAAGAGCGTATCGACGTTGTGATATTCCTCAACGGCTTTGCAATTATCTCTATGGAGCTGAAATGCAACTATGCAGGACAGTCCACGGACGATGCTATCTATCAATACCGTATGGAGCGTGATCCGAAGTCCAGACTGTTTTTATTTAAGGCAGGCACACTTGTCAATTTCGCTATGGACTTGCACGAAGTCTATATGACAACGAAGCTCGACGGCGAAAAGACATTCTTCCTGCCGTTCAATCAAGGCAACGGCGAGGGCGTCAACGCAGGTGCAGGAAACGCTCCCTGTGAGGACGATTATCCTGTGCATTATATGTGGGACGATATTCTCACCAAAGACACGATACTTGACCTGATCTCCAAATTCATTTTTGTAAAGACCGAAGAAAAAGAAAACGAAAAGACAGGCAAGGTAGAAATCACTGAAAGTGTAGTTTTTCCTCGCTATCACCAGTTAGATGCCGTCCGCAAGCTCCTTGCCGATGTAGAGGAAAACCGCACCTCGCTCAACTATCTGATACAGCACAGTGCAGGCTCCGGCAAGACCAACACTATTGCTTGGCTTGCGTATCGCCTTGCTACGCTCCACGATGCCGACAACAAGATTATTTTCGATAATGTTATCATCATGACCGACAGAGTGGTTGTTGACAGACAGCTTCAAAAAGCGATCATGGGAATGGAGCATAAGTCGGGACTTATACGTGTGATGAACGAAAAATGCAACTCTGCCGATCTCGCTATCGCCCTTAACGGCAATACGAAGATCATTGCAACAACGATCCAGAAGTTCCCGTATATTGTGGACAGCGTTCAGGGCTTAAAGAATAAGCGCTTTGCGGTCATTATCGACGAAGCACATTCTTCTACGGCAGGCAAGGATATGGCAGCGGTCACACAGTCCCTCGGTATGGGCGATGAGCTGTATCAGGATATGGAGGACGAGATCGCCGCAGAGCTTGCAAGAAACGGCAAACAGCAGAATGTGTCGATGTTCGCTTTCACAGCTACTCCGAAACCGACTACCTTACAGCTTTTCGGCACGATCAATACCAACGGACAGCGTGAAGCGTTCCATGTGTATTCGATGAAGCAGGCTATCGAGGAGGGCTTTATCCTCGATGTATTGCAGAATTATACCACTTACAAGACCTTCTATCAGATCAACAAGGAGATAGAGGAAGATCCGAAGATGCAGACTGCAAGTGCAAAACGGCAGATTGCTCGGTTCGTTGAGCTGCACGAAACGAATATTGCCCAGCGTATCGAGGTCATTGTAGAGCATTTCCGCACAACTGTTATGCAGGAGTTTGGCGGACAGGCAAAGGCAATGGTCATCACCGCTTCAAGACAGGCAGCCGTGAAATACTGTCAATCATTTGAGGATTATTGCTCTAAAAAAGGATACAAGGGCATTCGGGCGCTTGTTGCGTTCTCCGGCAAGGTAAAGCTCCCTAATGATGATACAGAATACACAGAGCCGGGTATCAACGGTATTCCCGAAGATCAGCTCACCAAAGAGTTCGACAAGGACGATTATCAGGTGCTTTTGGTCGCTAACAAGTATCAGACTGGCTTTGACCAGCCGAAGCTCTGTGCAATGTATATCATGAAAAAACTCAAGGGTGTCAATGCGGTACAGACACTTTCCCGTCTGAACAGAATTTGTCCACCATTTGAGAAAAAGACATTTATCCTCGATTTTGTCAATAGCTATGAGGATATAGTTAATGCCTTTGCACCATTCTATACTACAACACTTTTATCTAATTCAGTCACTCCTGCCGCTATATATGATCTTGAAGCTCAGATAGATGCTTATGCAATTATTGATCCAGATGATGTGGACAAGGTAAATGAGTTCCTATACAAGGAAAAGATACTTGCACCTGATAAGAAGAAAATCAACTTCTGTCTTGATAAGTCGCAAAAACTGATCGAGCATTACAGTATCGAGAAACAGCGTGAGATCGTGGTTGACCTCCGTCATTTCGTCCGTTTCTATGAGTTTATGATCCAAGTATCCAGCTTTGAGGATACAGAGCTGCACAAAAAATATAACTACATCATTCTTCTGCAATCTCACATCAATATCAAACACCCAGGTCCAGGCTTCAACCTCGACGGCAAGATCAGAGCGACACAGTTCGTGCAGAAGAAGCAGGACGAACATACCAAGTCCGATATTGTCGCAAAGCCTGTTGTGAAGCTGCCCTCTGCCGAAACATTCGGTCTTACTCCTGCAAAGGAAGAAAGGCTCTCGGAGATCATCGCAGCGATCAATGCAAGGACAGGCAAATCCTATGACAGCGATGTTGCGGTAAAGGCGATGCTTCAGATCAGGGATATTCTGATGAAGTCTGACAAGCTGAAAGCAAGTGCAAAGAATAACACGGTCAAAGACTTTGAGTTCTCTTATTTTGATGATATTGACGATGCACTGATCGAAGGACTGGAGCAGAATCAAGACTTTTTCTCTCTGCTGCTCAATGACGAGGAGATCAAGCGTGAAGTGCTCGGTATCTTTACAGAGGAGATCTATAATTCTTTGAAAAAAGCTGATGAGGAATAG